Part of the Sandaracinaceae bacterium genome, TCGGCTCCCACCGCATGAACGGGCGCGACGTTTGGATGCTCGAGGCTCCCGTGGATGCGCGCCTCGTCCAGCAGCCCATAGCCTTGCGCCTCGTGTTCCGGCTTCTCGCGCAGGCGCTTGAGCGCCACCTCGCGCCCCAGCGAGCGTTGCTCCGCGAGCTCGACGACGCCCATGCCCCCTTCGCCGAGACGCCCGCGCACCACCAGGTCGGGCCCACCGAGCCCACCATCGACGGTCGCTAAAGGAGGGTCGCTCCCTGGCGGGGTGCGGGCAACGTGCAGCGGCTGGAGCGCGTGCAGCATGCGTCCCAGCTGGCTGTGGGCGAGCACGGTGCGCAGCTCGTCCGACAGCACCGCGTCCACGCGCGACCGCGGGTCCACGTCGCTGGGCAGGTTGGCTGCGGTCAGGCGGGCGTGCAGGGTCTCGAGCGTGCTCGGGGTGTCCACCGGCGCGAGCGTCTTCCATCCGCCCGCGGGCCGCAACTGGGCACGCGCACGCCTATCAGGGGGCGTTGGTCGGCGGCGGGGAAGGCGCGTCGCTCGCGGTCCCACGCTCACCGCCCTCGAGCACCTCGTCCAGCAGCCGTCGCAACGTGTACATCTGCTCCGCGCCCAGGCCCTGTCCGATGAACGCCGCGCCGTACTCGAAGCCCATCAGCGCGAGCGCAGCCGGGAAGCCGAGCGCCGCCCAGGGTGCGTGTCCCAGCGACCACTGCACGTAGGCGTACACGATGGACAGCAGCGCCACCATGGAGAGCACGCCGTAGCCCGCCATGAACCCCGTCCACACGTTCGGGTGCGGCGCGAAGCGGCCCAGCAGCGTGCGCTCACCGTCTGGGCGCGACCCGAAGTGGACGTGCAAGCACGGCGAGTAGAAGCGACGCCGCTCACGCGTGAGCCACAGCACGGCGGTGCGTCGGAACACCACGCCGCCGATCCCCGCAGGGTCCCGTGACATGACCACGCGAAGCCCGTCCAGCACGGCGTCCTGGCTGGGGCCGCGTACACCGAGGGGCAGCTCGAACGTGGGCCGCATGCGAGGCGGGCGGGACATCCCCGATACCCTACCTGATCGCTCCCTCGCGCAACATCCCTCCCAGGGACGTCACCCGCGCGTCAGCTGCAGCTCCCCACGCTGACGCGCACGTCGGCGCTCGTGGGCTGCGGACCCGTGCGCACCGTCAGCGTTCGCGTCGTGGCGTCGTACTGGTAGCCGGGCGCGGCGTCCCCAGCGGTCACGTCCACGTCGCCGATGCGCACGCGGGTGGGCTCGGGCACCCCCACCAGACGCAGGTGCCACGTGCGTGAAGCCAGAGCCCCTGGGAAGCTGCGCCCCTCCGACGCTCCGATCTCCACCGTCTGGCAGCTGGCGCCGTCCTCGTAACGCACCGGCGTGAACCGATACCGGCCACCTTCGTAGTCGAAGCCGACGCCAGCATCTTCGTACAGGTCGAACGTGCCGTCAGCGCCGGCCCACACGTGCAGGGTGAGCTCGTCTTGCGGCCCAGCGCTGCTGGTGAGCATGTCGGGCTGGGTCGGCACGATGGTCCCCGCACGCGCATACACGGGGTACTCGGCGAGCGCGACGTCACGGGCGATGGTCGCGTCCCCGCTCACGGGCTCGCCCGTCCAGAAGTCGAACCACTCCCCCGGCGGGAGCCAGAAGGAGACGGCCGCCTGCGTCCCTGGAGCTGCTACCGGCGCCACGAACAGCCCGTCACCGAGCGTGAAGTGGCTGCCCTCGACGTAGGCCTCTTCGCGGGTGGGCCACTGCAGGTACAGCGCGCGCACCATCGGCAGCCCCGTGTCGTGCGACTCCCGCGCGAGCGAGTACAGGTACGGCACCAGGCGCTCACGCAGCCGCAGGAACTCCGTGGCTACGCTCTGGGCTTCACCAGTGTACTCCCACGGCAGCCTGCGCCCGTGCTGCGAGTGCAGCCGCATGAGCGGCTGGAACGTCCCCAGCTGCACCCAGCGCACGTACATGTCGTCGGGGAGCAGCGGGGTAAAGGGGGCGATGCCGCATGCGGAGCCCTCCTCGCGCGCGCCGTGGAAGCTGCCGATGTCGTGCGACACGTACGGCAGGCCCACGGCCGCGCCCTCGGCCGCGGTGAACTCGGCCGCGAAGCGCAGCAGCTCCCAAGTGGAGCACGTGTCCCCCGTGAAGTGCAGGGTCGCGCGGTGCTCCGCGAAGGCCCCCTGCCCCACCAGCCCTTGGCCCGCTTCGGGCCGCGCACCCCAGGAACCTCGCGAGCTCCCCATGCGCGAGAACGCCGGCCAGCGGGAACCCATGCGGCGATGCTCCGCGAGGTAGGCCTCGTTGAGCCACGTGTCCCCCGTGAGCCCGGCGACGTTCACGCGCGTGGTGGAGCAGCACCAGTCCAGCCACCAGAAGTCGATACCGCTCTCGGCGATGGGCCGGTGGAGCTCCATGTACGCGTCCAGCTGCTCACGCGCTCCCAGGTCGAACACCAAGCAGCGGCTGTCCGCGTCGCCCTGCAGGATGCCGCAACCGACGATGTCGGGCCGCAGCGAGTCCACGAACTCGCCGAGGGTCGTGAGCAGCGGGTCGTCCGCGTTGATCGACGGGTGAACGTTGAGCCCCACGCCCACGCCGCGCTCGTGCGCCCAGGCGACGAACCCCTCGGGGTCCGGGAAGAGCGACGTGTTCCAGTCCCAGCCGTTCCACGAGCAGGGCGAGCCCTCGGGGGCACCCGTGAAGCTGTTGAGCAGGGTGCAGTCGCTGCCCTCGGGTGTCTCCTTCCACTCGGTGTCGAGCGAGATCGTGTCGAGCGGCACCTGGTGCTGCGCGAAGTCCTCGACCACGGCCTGCCACTCGGCGCCGGAGTAGGGCCAGTAGCGCGAGAACCAGACGCCGAACGCCTTGCGCGGCAGGAGCGGCGCGGCGCCCGTCAAGACACGCAGATCGGCGAGGGCCGCGCGGTACTGGAGCCCATAACCGAAGAAGTACCCGTCCTGGTAGATCCCCTCGCGCTCCGGACGCACCGCATAGCCCGGACGCTCCGCGGTCAGCAGCGCCGTTCCACTGTCGTCCAGCAGGTACCAGCCTCGCCGGCTCAGCACGCCCGGGTTCATGGGCGCGGAGGTCCCCAAGAGATCGAGCGCGCGCAGCCAGCCGCCCAGCTGCTCGGCGTTGGGCTGATTGTCCCCGAAGACGGGCCGCGCCGCGACGTCTTCATCACCACGACGCAGCGCGATGGTGAGGTTGTCGGCCGCGAACGGACCGGAGTCGACGCGGTAGCGCAGCGTGAGCGCCTCGGTCTCGATGACGCGCTCGTCACCCTCGAGGCGTGTGGTGTACGGAGTGCGACCGACGGGTCGCACGCCGACCGTCTGCGACGGGCGATCTTCGAACTGCCCGTCCGCCGCGTACTCGAGCCGGATGAGCGTCGGCGTGATCACCGTG contains:
- a CDS encoding DUF5110 domain-containing protein, producing the protein MSLTLGACASSDGRLPSVVEGSARFTVITPTLIRLEYAADGQFEDRPSQTVGVRPVGRTPYTTRLEGDERVIETEALTLRYRVDSGPFAADNLTIALRRGDEDVAARPVFGDNQPNAEQLGGWLRALDLLGTSAPMNPGVLSRRGWYLLDDSGTALLTAERPGYAVRPEREGIYQDGYFFGYGLQYRAALADLRVLTGAAPLLPRKAFGVWFSRYWPYSGAEWQAVVEDFAQHQVPLDTISLDTEWKETPEGSDCTLLNSFTGAPEGSPCSWNGWDWNTSLFPDPEGFVAWAHERGVGVGLNVHPSINADDPLLTTLGEFVDSLRPDIVGCGILQGDADSRCLVFDLGAREQLDAYMELHRPIAESGIDFWWLDWCCSTTRVNVAGLTGDTWLNEAYLAEHRRMGSRWPAFSRMGSSRGSWGARPEAGQGLVGQGAFAEHRATLHFTGDTCSTWELLRFAAEFTAAEGAAVGLPYVSHDIGSFHGAREEGSACGIAPFTPLLPDDMYVRWVQLGTFQPLMRLHSQHGRRLPWEYTGEAQSVATEFLRLRERLVPYLYSLARESHDTGLPMVRALYLQWPTREEAYVEGSHFTLGDGLFVAPVAAPGTQAAVSFWLPPGEWFDFWTGEPVSGDATIARDVALAEYPVYARAGTIVPTQPDMLTSSAGPQDELTLHVWAGADGTFDLYEDAGVGFDYEGGRYRFTPVRYEDGASCQTVEIGASEGRSFPGALASRTWHLRLVGVPEPTRVRIGDVDVTAGDAAPGYQYDATTRTLTVRTGPQPTSADVRVSVGSCS